The following proteins are encoded in a genomic region of Takifugu rubripes chromosome 21, fTakRub1.2, whole genome shotgun sequence:
- the rab35b gene encoding ras-related protein Rab-35b codes for MARDYDYLFKLLIIGDSGVGKSSLLLRFADNTFSGSYITTIGVDFKIRTVEINGEKVKLQIWDTAGQERFRTITSTYYRGTHGVIVVYDVTSAESFVNVKRWLHEINQNCDDVCRILVGNKNDDPNSKVVETTDAQKFAEQMGINLFETSAKENLNVEEMFNCITELVLRAKKEVLAKQQQQQQNDVVKLTRNSKRKKKCC; via the exons ATGGCCAGGGACTACGATTACCTCTTCAAGCTGCTCATCATCGGGGATAGCG GAGTCGGGAAGAGCAGTCTCCTCCTGAGATTTGCAGACAACACGTTTTCAG GTAGCTACATCACCACTATCGGCGTAGACTTCAAGATCCGGACGGTGGAAATTAACGGGGAGAAGGTGAAGCTGCAGATCTGGGACACAGCAGGGCAGGAGCGCTTCCGCACCATCACCTCCAC GTATTACAGGGGGACGCACGGGGTCATCGTGGTGTACGACGTCACCAGCGCAGAGTCCTTCGTCAACGTCAAACGATGGTTGCATGAAATCAATCAGAACTGCGACGACGTGTGTCGAATATTAG TGGGAAACAAAAACGACGACCCCAACTCCAAGGTGGTCGAGACGACGGACGCGCAGAAGTTCGCGGAGCAGATGGGAATCAACCTTTTTGAGACGAGCGCGAAGGAGAACCTCAACGTTGAAGAG ATGTTCAACTGCATCACAGAGCTGGTGCTAAGAGCTAAGAAGGAAGTGTTagccaagcagcagcagcagcaacagaacgACGTGGTCAAACTCACCCGGAACAGTAAACGAAAGAAAAAGTGCTGCTAG